In Streptomyces violaceusniger Tu 4113, one DNA window encodes the following:
- the amaP gene encoding alkaline shock response membrane anchor protein AmaP yields the protein MLRVVNRVLLGVVGLVLAGVGAVVLAGWPPFDGRGDVLLSRADRTRWRDAGWWWPAVIAALAVLFVLALCWFLAQLRRRRLQEVLVETGDGEGALLRGRALEAALLADAESLDGVERAHVLLRGRRTTPEARMGLVLEPRAEPTLTLDALRAEALERARSSAGLDQLPAEVRLRVARHGAERAR from the coding sequence ATGCTGAGGGTCGTCAACCGGGTGCTGCTGGGGGTCGTGGGTCTGGTGCTGGCCGGGGTGGGCGCGGTGGTACTGGCCGGGTGGCCGCCGTTCGACGGGCGGGGTGATGTGCTGCTGAGCCGGGCGGACCGGACGCGGTGGCGGGACGCCGGATGGTGGTGGCCGGCCGTCATCGCGGCACTGGCGGTGCTGTTCGTGCTCGCGCTGTGCTGGTTCCTGGCCCAACTGCGGCGGCGCCGGTTGCAGGAGGTGCTGGTGGAGACGGGCGACGGCGAGGGCGCCCTGCTGAGGGGGCGGGCCCTGGAGGCGGCGCTCCTGGCGGACGCGGAGTCGCTGGACGGCGTGGAGCGGGCCCACGTCCTGCTACGAGGCCGACGGACCACGCCGGAGGCGCGGATGGGTCTGGTGCTGGAGCCGCGCGCGGAACCGACGCTGACACTGGACGCGCTCCGGGCGGAGGCCCTGGAGCGCGCACGGAGCTCGGCGGGCCTGGACCAACTCCCGGCGGAGGTGCGCCTGAGGGTGGCCCGGCACGGGGCGGAGCGGGCGCGGTAG
- a CDS encoding DUF6286 domain-containing protein, translating to MEVPGVRSARVDVGRRRVRARALAHFRDLDEVRADLDAALHEGIRQLGLARRPALSVRVRRSAKSKG from the coding sequence ATGGAAGTGCCCGGTGTGCGGTCCGCCCGCGTGGACGTCGGCCGTCGGCGGGTCAGGGCCCGCGCGCTGGCCCACTTCCGTGACCTCGACGAGGTACGGGCGGATCTGGACGCCGCCCTCCACGAGGGCATCCGGCAACTGGGCCTGGCCCGGCGCCCCGCCCTGTCCGTCCGTGTCCGGCGCTCGGCCAAGTCGAAGGGGTGA